The Akkermansia sp. N21116 genome includes a region encoding these proteins:
- a CDS encoding septum formation initiator family protein, whose product MFFSRRRHSKYTLNELAVRRQKRVEVVRHTLPLFATVLFFLMAALLSLLCLKPWKELRNLEQEQSFTRAKLEKAHIRLKQAKQEYIWMAQDPEYFEMIARDKNNLALPEENIIRIEPVHSIH is encoded by the coding sequence ATGTTTTTTTCCCGCCGGCGCCATTCCAAATACACGCTTAACGAACTTGCCGTTCGGAGACAAAAGCGTGTAGAAGTCGTCCGGCATACCCTGCCTTTATTTGCGACGGTGCTGTTTTTTTTAATGGCAGCCCTTCTTTCCCTCCTTTGCCTCAAGCCTTGGAAAGAGCTCAGAAATCTGGAACAGGAACAAAGTTTTACACGGGCCAAGCTGGAAAAAGCCCACATCCGCCTCAAGCAAGCCAAACAGGAATACATCTGGATGGCTCAGGATCCGGAATATTTTGAAATGATTGCCAGGGATAAAAACAACCTTGCTCTCCCGGAAGAAAACATCATCCGTATCGAACCGGTGCATTCCATTCATTGA